One genomic window of bacterium includes the following:
- a CDS encoding type II secretion system F family protein: MVSVRPATSRRRWLYRSLPTFFRVRTSDLVLFSRQLATFIRVGVPITDALKLLQSSSGSGAFRAALEDIADDLDAGESLSTAIAHHPNVFNQLYIDMVRAAEYSGTLDRVLAQVAAYLQRQDSAVKKLRSALIYPVVILLLAMVVCTILVVFVLPNFVQIFNEFHAQLPLPTRITLAVGVFAGTWRIEILVGLFLLIASCTAFMSSRPGHVFWDHALLRLPVIGSIVTYSIIERFTRTLATMLRAGIPISQTFDVATAAAGNIRFRRGLDAVKQRMVTGDGFSVPLEATGLFAPMVIRMIRVGEETGTLDSSLEQIAEFLSEEMDYKVRNMISLIEPALIISVGAAVGFVAVSVILPMYGLLKAVH; this comes from the coding sequence GTGGTTTCAGTGCGGCCGGCGACGAGCCGCCGGCGCTGGCTGTACCGATCGCTGCCCACCTTCTTTCGCGTACGGACCTCCGACCTCGTCCTGTTCTCGCGCCAGCTTGCAACCTTCATCCGGGTCGGTGTCCCGATCACCGATGCCCTCAAGCTGCTGCAGAGCTCGTCCGGCTCGGGCGCGTTCCGGGCCGCGCTCGAAGACATCGCTGACGACCTGGACGCCGGGGAGTCGCTGTCGACCGCGATCGCCCATCACCCCAACGTGTTCAACCAGCTCTACATCGACATGGTGCGCGCCGCGGAGTACAGCGGTACCCTCGACCGCGTTCTCGCCCAGGTGGCGGCGTACCTCCAGAGGCAGGACTCGGCCGTCAAGAAGCTGCGAAGCGCCCTCATCTATCCGGTTGTCATCCTCCTGCTGGCGATGGTCGTCTGCACCATCCTGGTCGTCTTCGTCCTCCCCAACTTCGTCCAGATCTTCAACGAGTTCCACGCCCAACTCCCTCTTCCCACCCGTATCACGCTGGCGGTCGGGGTCTTCGCCGGAACCTGGCGCATCGAGATCCTGGTCGGCTTGTTTCTCCTCATCGCCTCATGCACCGCCTTCATGAGCAGCCGCCCGGGCCACGTTTTCTGGGACCACGCCCTGCTTCGCCTGCCGGTGATCGGCAGCATCGTGACCTACAGCATCATCGAGCGCTTCACACGAACGCTGGCGACGATGCTTCGGGCGGGCATCCCGATCAGCCAGACCTTCGACGTCGCCACGGCGGCGGCCGGAAACATCCGCTTCCGCCGGGGTCTTGATGCCGTCAAGCAGCGCATGGTCACCGGCGACGGTTTCTCGGTGCCGCTTGAGGCGACCGGCCTCTTCGCCCCGATGGTGATCCGGATGATCCGCGTCGGCGAGGAAACCGGAACCCTCGACTCGAGCCTGGAACAGATCGCCGAGTTCCTCAGCGAAGAGATGGACTACAAGGTGCGCAACATGATCTCGCTGATCGAGCCCGCCCTGATCATCTCCGTCGGGGCGGCCGTCGGCTTCGTCGCCGTTTCCGTGATCCTCCCGATGTACGGGCTGCTCAAGGCCGTCCACTGA
- a CDS encoding hybrid sensor histidine kinase/response regulator: MATVIVVDDNEADRRLMAVLLEQAGHRVVLAGDGQVALELVRKERPHLLISDLILPSLDGYELVDAIRRDASVAATPIVLQTAHFLDGEVRRVAGSMGVRHVLIKPTEPQAFLDAVKDALAVGQEAPPVNGAKVQAQNFYTEHLRLLSAKLYEEVQKLEAAREELRLAEHNYRLLFDNHPEPMWVYDEETLLFVEANEAAVRRYGYSRAEFQGMSLERVIAPDSLPAPEATMSRTDALRRSGPWVHLAKDGTKIEVEVISHAVTFNNRAARLVMAQDVTEKRRLEELLRQSQRLDAVGQLAGGVAHDFNNLLGVILNFALFVKEKVEAEAHQADGERWQPVLKDVERIERAGQSAARLTHQLLAFARRDVVQPRALNINSVVSELEPLLRRTLGEHVEFVTNLGTDLWPVLIDPGQLEQVLTNLAVNARDAMGQGGRLTVDTQNTVVDETYAAGRPGLKPGRYVRLGVSDSGTGMDAETLRRAFEPFFTTKPKGESAGLGLSNLYGIVTQAGGHVAINSEPGIGTRVITLLPATNQVPPPPPQAGPAEGTAAGGTILVVEDADDVREVVERILTRNGYQVMVAPNGREALEAVRRHAGDIDLVLTDVVMPFMQGKELAERIVALRPGIRVLFMSGYAQPAFGASGTLEPGVVLLEKPFTEPALLARVRQVLEARE; the protein is encoded by the coding sequence ATGGCCACGGTCATCGTCGTTGATGACAACGAAGCCGACCGCCGCCTGATGGCCGTTCTGCTGGAGCAAGCGGGCCACCGCGTCGTGCTCGCCGGCGACGGCCAGGTCGCCCTGGAGCTCGTGCGCAAGGAAAGACCTCACCTTTTGATCAGCGATTTGATACTGCCTTCGCTGGACGGCTACGAGCTGGTCGACGCCATCCGCCGCGATGCCTCTGTGGCAGCGACACCGATCGTGCTGCAGACCGCGCATTTCCTGGACGGCGAAGTGCGTCGAGTCGCGGGCTCCATGGGTGTACGCCACGTCCTGATCAAGCCCACGGAGCCGCAGGCGTTCCTCGATGCCGTCAAGGACGCCCTCGCCGTGGGTCAGGAAGCGCCGCCTGTGAATGGGGCCAAGGTCCAGGCCCAAAACTTCTACACCGAGCACCTGCGGCTGCTGTCGGCGAAGTTATACGAAGAGGTGCAAAAGCTGGAGGCCGCGCGCGAGGAGCTGCGCCTTGCGGAGCACAACTACAGGCTTCTGTTCGACAACCACCCTGAGCCGATGTGGGTCTACGACGAGGAGACCTTGTTGTTCGTCGAGGCCAACGAAGCGGCGGTGCGGCGTTACGGGTACTCGCGAGCCGAGTTCCAGGGGATGAGCCTCGAGAGGGTGATCGCGCCTGACTCGCTACCCGCCCCCGAGGCGACCATGTCAAGGACCGACGCTCTGCGCCGGTCCGGCCCGTGGGTGCATCTCGCCAAGGACGGCACGAAAATCGAGGTCGAGGTCATCTCCCACGCCGTCACGTTCAACAACCGCGCGGCTCGACTCGTGATGGCACAGGACGTGACCGAGAAGCGGCGCCTTGAAGAGCTGCTCAGGCAATCGCAGCGTCTCGACGCCGTGGGGCAGCTGGCGGGCGGTGTGGCCCACGACTTCAACAACCTTCTGGGTGTGATTCTCAATTTCGCCCTCTTCGTCAAAGAAAAAGTCGAGGCGGAGGCCCACCAGGCGGATGGAGAGCGCTGGCAACCGGTCTTGAAAGACGTTGAACGCATTGAACGCGCGGGCCAGAGCGCCGCTCGTCTGACGCACCAGCTGCTTGCCTTTGCTCGCCGAGACGTCGTTCAGCCCCGCGCGCTCAACATCAATTCCGTGGTGAGCGAGCTGGAACCGCTTTTGCGACGCACGCTGGGCGAGCACGTCGAGTTCGTGACGAATTTGGGCACGGATCTGTGGCCGGTCCTGATCGACCCGGGCCAGCTCGAGCAGGTGTTGACCAACCTGGCCGTCAATGCGCGAGATGCCATGGGCCAGGGGGGAAGGCTCACGGTCGATACCCAGAACACGGTGGTGGACGAGACGTATGCGGCGGGCCGGCCCGGACTCAAGCCGGGCCGCTACGTCCGGCTCGGGGTCAGCGATTCCGGCACCGGGATGGACGCCGAGACATTGCGCCGTGCATTCGAGCCTTTCTTCACGACCAAGCCGAAGGGCGAAAGCGCCGGCCTCGGACTCTCGAACCTGTACGGGATCGTGACCCAGGCCGGCGGGCATGTGGCCATCAATTCGGAGCCGGGCATCGGAACGCGGGTGATCACTCTTCTTCCGGCCACGAACCAAGTCCCTCCGCCACCGCCGCAGGCCGGCCCGGCGGAGGGCACGGCCGCCGGCGGAACCATCCTTGTGGTGGAGGATGCCGACGATGTCCGCGAGGTGGTGGAGCGAATACTCACCCGCAACGGATACCAGGTCATGGTCGCCCCCAACGGCCGTGAGGCCCTGGAAGCCGTTCGGCGCCACGCCGGCGACATCGATCTCGTATTGACCGATGTCGTCATGCCTTTCATGCAGGGCAAGGAGCTTGCGGAACGTATCGTCGCCTTGCGGCCCGGCATCCGCGTTCTCTTCATGTCCGGTTATGCGCAGCCCGCGTTCGGCGCCTCAGGCACTCTGGAACCCGGGGTGGTGTTGCTCGAGAAGCCTTTCACCGAGCCGGCCTTGCTGGCGAGGGTCCGGCAGGTGCTGGAGGCCCGAGAGTGA
- a CDS encoding type II/IV secretion system protein codes for MRLGQLLLEEGLIDEQQLARALDAQRAVPAPLGSVLVNQGAIPEDRLTAVLSDHLNVPIVDLKNGEVDQELARLVPHDFARRNHVLPVRRDNGHIAVAMSDPGNLLLLNDLRLLTGYPVAPYIAGRSDILANLTRVHSMHPRLNEAARTLEESRPQLDVDRVMTLELGNVTSASPAVEIVNLLITQGLRDRASDIHIEPQKDYLRIRFRIDGVLQDMAHLPSATGAALASRVKIMAGMNIVERRRAQDGQISVNVDGRELDVRVATIETVWGEKLVMRLLDRGRSLIALPQLGFSQQAYAEYHRMLHSPYGMMIVSGPTGSGKTTTLYASIHELDQQVRNIMTIEDPVEYMFDNINQSQINKLADISFANGLRAILRQDPDIILVGEIRDRETAEIAVQSALTGHLVLSSLHATDAVGALLRFTDMGIEGFLIASSVIAIVAQRLVRKICDGCRVAYPATREELEFAASAGLAARDTLYRGQGCGRCNGTGYYDRIGVFEVLSMSDELKRLVMAKASHKEIFEAAIAGGMVPLRADAWMKVAGGVTTLSEVLRSVYII; via the coding sequence ATGCGCCTCGGGCAGCTCCTGCTCGAGGAAGGCCTCATCGACGAGCAGCAGCTCGCGCGCGCCCTCGATGCGCAGAGGGCGGTGCCGGCACCCTTGGGAAGCGTGCTGGTCAACCAGGGCGCCATTCCCGAAGACCGGCTGACCGCGGTCCTCAGCGATCACCTCAACGTGCCCATCGTTGACCTCAAGAACGGTGAGGTCGACCAGGAGCTTGCCCGGCTCGTGCCACACGACTTCGCACGCCGCAATCATGTGCTGCCGGTGCGCCGCGACAACGGCCATATCGCGGTCGCCATGAGCGACCCGGGCAACCTCCTCCTGCTCAACGATCTCCGGCTCCTCACCGGCTATCCCGTCGCCCCCTACATCGCCGGGCGGTCGGACATCCTGGCCAACCTCACCCGTGTTCACAGCATGCATCCACGCCTCAACGAGGCCGCGCGGACGCTTGAAGAGTCGCGACCACAACTTGACGTCGATCGCGTGATGACGCTCGAGCTCGGCAACGTCACGTCTGCCTCACCGGCGGTCGAGATCGTCAACCTCCTGATCACTCAGGGCCTGCGCGACCGAGCGTCGGACATCCACATCGAGCCCCAGAAGGACTACCTGCGAATCAGGTTCCGGATCGACGGAGTCCTCCAGGACATGGCCCACCTGCCGAGCGCCACCGGGGCGGCGCTCGCATCCAGGGTCAAGATCATGGCCGGCATGAACATCGTCGAGCGCCGGCGCGCCCAGGACGGACAGATCAGCGTCAACGTGGACGGCAGGGAGCTCGACGTGAGAGTCGCCACCATCGAGACGGTTTGGGGCGAGAAGCTGGTGATGCGGTTGCTCGACCGAGGGCGCTCCCTGATCGCGCTTCCCCAACTCGGCTTCTCACAGCAGGCATACGCGGAGTACCACCGGATGCTCCATTCGCCTTACGGGATGATGATCGTCTCCGGGCCCACCGGCAGCGGCAAGACCACGACGCTGTACGCCTCGATACACGAGCTCGACCAGCAGGTCCGAAACATCATGACCATCGAGGACCCGGTCGAGTACATGTTCGACAACATCAATCAGAGCCAGATCAACAAGCTGGCGGACATCAGCTTTGCCAACGGCCTGAGAGCCATCCTCCGCCAGGATCCCGACATCATCCTGGTGGGTGAGATTCGCGACCGGGAGACCGCCGAGATCGCGGTTCAATCCGCGCTGACCGGCCACCTCGTGCTGTCATCGCTTCACGCCACCGACGCGGTCGGCGCCCTGCTGCGATTCACCGACATGGGGATCGAGGGCTTCCTCATCGCATCCTCGGTGATCGCCATCGTCGCGCAGCGCCTGGTGCGCAAGATCTGCGATGGCTGCAGGGTCGCTTATCCGGCGACCAGAGAGGAGCTGGAGTTCGCCGCGTCTGCCGGACTTGCGGCACGCGACACGCTGTATCGCGGTCAGGGTTGCGGTCGTTGCAATGGCACCGGCTACTACGACCGGATCGGGGTCTTCGAGGTGCTCTCCATGTCCGATGAGCTCAAGCGTCTGGTGATGGCCAAGGCAAGCCACAAGGAGATCTTCGAGGCCGCGATCGCCGGCGGCATGGTCCCGCTCCGCGCTGACGCCTGGATGAAAGTCGCCGGTGGAGTGACGACCCTGTCGGAAGTCCTGCGCAGCGTTTACATCATCTAG
- a CDS encoding response regulator transcription factor encodes MLRLGTRRLGPAMNRRLIRLGIVDDHPVFRLGLMRTFEREYDLTVLWELGSATELLQMLEACPVDVILMDLNLGPDQDALAATKAVRARYDSVKVIVISASVDGEVATAVRAAGASGYLPKDLAVADMVAVIRGLASPNLGTLAFTNMLGSRQDANGTLISSRRGLTRREREVLAELRRGRTNKEIAARLGVSLTTVNKHVQQVLKKLDVRTRAQAVAVVNAETSGRPFGVGGSLR; translated from the coding sequence ATGTTGCGACTCGGTACCCGGAGGTTGGGGCCCGCGATGAACCGGAGGCTGATCCGTCTCGGTATCGTCGACGATCATCCAGTCTTCCGACTGGGACTGATGCGCACGTTCGAGCGCGAATACGACCTGACCGTGCTGTGGGAATTGGGCTCGGCAACCGAGCTGCTCCAGATGCTCGAAGCCTGTCCAGTGGACGTCATCCTGATGGACCTCAACCTGGGCCCCGACCAGGACGCCCTGGCGGCCACCAAGGCGGTGAGGGCAAGGTATGACTCGGTCAAGGTGATCGTGATTTCGGCTTCGGTCGACGGGGAGGTGGCGACGGCTGTACGGGCTGCCGGCGCGAGCGGCTACCTCCCCAAGGATCTTGCGGTCGCCGACATGGTGGCTGTGATTCGCGGCCTGGCATCACCCAACTTGGGCACGTTGGCTTTCACCAACATGCTTGGATCAAGGCAGGACGCCAACGGCACGCTGATCTCTTCGCGACGCGGATTGACCAGGCGAGAGCGGGAGGTGCTGGCCGAGCTGCGCAGGGGGCGCACCAACAAAGAAATCGCGGCGCGGCTGGGGGTTTCGCTAACGACCGTCAACAAGCACGTCCAGCAGGTCCTCAAAAAGCTGGATGTCCGCACCCGGGCTCAGGCGGTGGCGGTGGTCAACGCGGAAACGTCGGGTCGCCCGTTCGGGGTCGGCGGGTCGCTGCGTTAA
- a CDS encoding response regulator transcription factor, whose product MTVSATAARVLVVDDQTLFRTGLTSLLAEDERVEVVGQAVDGADAVKQAAKLKPDVVLMDVKMPNVDGIEATRQIIETVPGVRVLVLTTFETDSQVIQALKAGASGYVLKDSSAAAIISSIVAVMSGERVMASAVANRVLEMLTGTTTPKEFYDGLTNREIEILKLLANGMANKQIAYRLKISEKTVRNHVSNTYEKLGISDRSQAVLYAVKKGLVEV is encoded by the coding sequence ATGACGGTCAGCGCCACGGCCGCGCGCGTGCTCGTCGTTGACGATCAGACACTGTTCCGGACCGGTCTCACCAGCCTTCTCGCCGAAGACGAGCGGGTGGAGGTCGTGGGCCAGGCGGTCGACGGTGCGGATGCGGTCAAGCAGGCGGCCAAGCTCAAGCCCGACGTCGTCCTCATGGACGTCAAGATGCCCAACGTCGACGGGATCGAGGCGACCCGGCAGATCATTGAGACGGTGCCCGGAGTCAGGGTCCTGGTCCTGACCACGTTCGAAACCGACAGCCAGGTCATCCAGGCGCTGAAGGCCGGCGCGAGTGGATATGTGCTCAAAGACTCATCGGCGGCGGCGATCATCAGCAGCATCGTTGCGGTCATGTCGGGCGAGCGCGTGATGGCGAGCGCCGTCGCCAACCGGGTGCTCGAGATGCTGACCGGCACGACCACTCCCAAAGAGTTCTACGACGGCCTGACCAACCGCGAGATCGAGATCCTTAAGCTACTCGCCAACGGCATGGCCAACAAGCAGATCGCCTACCGCCTCAAGATCAGCGAGAAGACGGTTCGCAACCACGTCAGCAACACGTACGAGAAGCTCGGCATCTCCGACCGGTCCCAGGCCGTGCTCTACGCCGTCAAGAAGGGGCTGGTCGAGGTCTAG
- a CDS encoding LysR family transcriptional regulator, producing MDGSSLELRQLRTFLMVAKEGHFGRAATRLNMTQPAVSQRIQALEREVGAELLVRSARDVQLTATGEFLLPYARRLVQIADEAVRDVKTRAATGAGKLRIAYVAHIDVAIPATIVTEFRRRHPHVELETSFAYSRLNIERVVDGELDLAFIATAGDFPDGIAYRPVGRGEMVAVLPVGHRLAGLDPIPAGDLRGEELILFPPRLNPGLAASLRSWFTRNTATQPKVVAYEPGDQAVELVLRSGSAITLTSRNYASNVGTPGILYRRLAPAPLFELGVVCRQDDPSPALARLLQVVDEVGLREDARADGELIT from the coding sequence GTGGACGGATCCAGCCTGGAGCTCCGCCAGCTGAGGACCTTCTTGATGGTCGCCAAGGAGGGGCACTTCGGCCGGGCCGCGACCAGGCTGAACATGACCCAACCGGCCGTCTCGCAGAGGATCCAGGCCCTGGAGCGCGAGGTGGGTGCGGAGCTGCTGGTGCGCAGCGCCAGAGACGTCCAGCTGACCGCGACCGGCGAGTTCCTCCTGCCCTACGCCAGACGCCTGGTCCAGATCGCGGATGAAGCGGTTCGGGACGTGAAGACGAGGGCGGCCACCGGAGCGGGGAAGCTGCGCATCGCTTACGTGGCGCACATCGACGTGGCGATTCCCGCCACGATCGTCACGGAGTTCCGGCGTCGCCATCCGCATGTGGAGCTTGAAACCTCGTTCGCCTACTCGCGCTTGAACATCGAGCGGGTCGTGGACGGCGAGCTGGACCTGGCCTTCATCGCCACCGCGGGCGACTTCCCAGATGGGATCGCCTACCGGCCGGTGGGCCGCGGCGAGATGGTCGCGGTGTTGCCTGTCGGGCACCGGCTCGCGGGACTCGACCCGATACCCGCCGGCGACCTCCGCGGAGAGGAACTGATTCTGTTTCCCCCCCGTTTGAACCCGGGGCTGGCCGCCAGCCTCAGGTCGTGGTTCACCCGCAACACGGCGACTCAGCCCAAAGTCGTCGCCTACGAGCCCGGCGACCAGGCCGTTGAGCTGGTGCTCCGGTCCGGGTCCGCGATCACCCTGACCTCCCGAAATTACGCCTCAAATGTCGGCACCCCGGGCATCCTCTACCGGCGGCTTGCCCCGGCGCCCCTTTTCGAATTGGGTGTGGTCTGCCGCCAGGACGACCCGTCGCCGGCGCTGGCCAGGCTTCTCCAGGTGGTCGACGAGGTGGGCCTGCGCGAGGACGCGCGGGCGGACGGGGAGCTGATCACTTGA
- a CDS encoding response regulator, with protein sequence MSARVLIIDDNPDDVVTLERFLAKEATQIRGLSDSKQAERAFEEFEPDLVLLDLHMPDPDGFELLRRLRARRSRLGFLPVIVLTGDTGKTARDSALVLGANDFLTKPLDRMEVLLRARNLLRTRQLYAELANAHETLQRRLGKGP encoded by the coding sequence GTGAGCGCTCGGGTACTGATCATCGATGACAATCCTGATGACGTCGTCACCCTCGAGAGGTTCCTGGCGAAGGAGGCCACGCAAATCCGCGGGCTCAGCGACTCGAAGCAGGCGGAACGCGCGTTTGAAGAGTTCGAGCCCGACCTAGTCCTGCTCGACCTGCACATGCCGGACCCCGATGGCTTTGAGCTCCTGCGCCGCCTGCGGGCGCGGCGCAGCCGCCTCGGCTTCCTGCCGGTGATCGTGCTCACCGGCGACACCGGCAAGACGGCCCGCGACAGCGCCCTGGTCCTCGGCGCGAACGACTTCCTCACCAAGCCGCTCGACCGGATGGAGGTGTTGCTGCGAGCCCGCAACCTGCTTCGGACGCGCCAGCTCTACGCTGAGCTCGCCAACGCACACGAGACCCTGCAGCGCCGTCTGGGCAAGGGGCCCTAA
- a CDS encoding sensor histidine kinase, whose protein sequence is MATPYLTAHRRSKTSSRKAIIEQDVRRLVARELHDRVAQTLTGMLVDVENFRSVQVEWEDVLRELDMVQNSTRQVLASLRQLLHDLRGEDQVGDSFVDALAALIERFESKTRITAELDVKPGWPETLTPPASLNLYRIVEEALANVRMHSGARTVHIVLEPHSDNELALVVGDDGRGLDTDLSRPVGLGTVGMKERALFLGGRLQIDSDAGGGTTVHAVFPKGQIIPQGSSGSGHFMVASA, encoded by the coding sequence ATGGCCACGCCGTATTTGACGGCCCATCGCCGGTCGAAGACTTCGAGTCGAAAGGCGATCATCGAGCAGGACGTCAGGCGTTTGGTGGCCCGCGAGCTGCACGACCGAGTCGCCCAGACGCTGACTGGAATGCTCGTCGACGTGGAGAACTTCAGGTCGGTGCAGGTCGAATGGGAAGACGTGCTGCGAGAGCTGGACATGGTCCAGAACTCGACGCGGCAGGTCCTGGCAAGCCTTCGACAGCTGCTTCATGATCTCAGGGGCGAGGACCAGGTCGGGGACAGCTTTGTCGACGCGCTGGCCGCATTGATCGAGCGGTTCGAATCCAAGACTCGGATCACCGCCGAGCTCGATGTCAAGCCGGGCTGGCCTGAGACCCTGACACCGCCCGCCTCCCTGAATCTCTACCGCATCGTCGAAGAGGCTCTCGCCAATGTGCGGATGCACAGTGGCGCGCGAACCGTGCACATCGTGCTCGAGCCGCATTCGGACAACGAGCTGGCCCTGGTCGTGGGCGACGACGGCCGCGGCCTTGACACCGACCTGTCCCGGCCGGTGGGCCTGGGGACGGTCGGCATGAAAGAGCGAGCGCTGTTTTTGGGCGGCCGGCTGCAGATTGACAGCGACGCCGGGGGCGGGACGACGGTGCACGCCGTGTTTCCGAAAGGACAGATCATTCCCCAGGGTTCGTCGGGCTCGGGACACTTCATGGTCGCCTCCGCATGA
- a CDS encoding HAMP domain-containing histidine kinase gives MAAGASQHRWGTFAPEAAACALAALAFATWMIFAFGGEFVTTAVDDIGEAVPPLLAVVTCGLAARRLSGRHRIAWGLIAASALSWGLGEVVWSIYEVGFGIVLPFPSPADAGFLLAIPLEIAAVGAFLTSTTRVTTRGRAAADGATIALSVLFIAWASVYQGSRLTPTADALTLAYPAGDIVTATLLILAVLRTPRINRGTFLLLLGGFAAFLTADGAFAYLNATGAYRLTNLVDTGWVLGYLLIALAPLSPVRSSAPVQEEGAIAAWQMVVTWACLAAVGVTAIVLTARGQPPDVPLAVIGTAVGVSLLAGQTIWYLDSSALLRQTKHAESVLRERTTLLNQVISHAPIGIARASTAFKIIDANRGLGSLLHEAPESIIGSAIARYVAREEQLQVFAQLRALMTGEAETVEAEPNLVRHDGSRVWTHLIAAAVKKPSGETDYFLAMLLDVDDRHRADQAAMANLEGLERLNRLKSEFVSMVSHEMRTALTGIQGFSEVMRDQAVTTDEVKEIAGDINTDAERLNRMITEMLDLDRLESGRTTLRLDAVNLNQTILQAVQRGAVLSSMHRINTELEAELPLVTGDEDRLFEVLTNLLSNAVKYSPGGEILVTSQVHEDRVRVSVRDHGRGIPADFIGRLFSRYERYEGDSKSKVIGTGLGLAICRQVIEMHKGRIWAVSTVGEGSEFHFEIPTRKAEASRGRDLERPAHRRKSERLTA, from the coding sequence GTGGCTGCCGGCGCATCGCAACACCGTTGGGGCACGTTCGCCCCGGAGGCGGCGGCATGCGCGCTCGCCGCCCTCGCCTTCGCGACCTGGATGATCTTCGCATTCGGTGGCGAGTTCGTCACCACCGCGGTCGACGATATCGGCGAGGCGGTACCTCCACTGCTGGCGGTGGTGACCTGTGGGCTCGCCGCCCGGCGGCTGTCGGGGCGGCATCGCATCGCCTGGGGCTTGATCGCCGCCTCAGCGTTGAGCTGGGGCCTCGGTGAGGTCGTCTGGTCGATCTACGAAGTCGGGTTTGGAATCGTGCTGCCGTTTCCGTCCCCCGCCGACGCCGGCTTCCTGCTCGCGATACCGCTGGAGATCGCCGCGGTCGGCGCCTTCCTCACCTCAACCACGCGGGTGACCACCCGCGGCCGCGCCGCCGCCGACGGCGCCACCATCGCCCTATCGGTCCTGTTCATCGCCTGGGCTTCCGTCTATCAGGGCTCGCGATTGACGCCGACGGCTGACGCGCTCACCCTGGCCTACCCCGCCGGGGATATCGTCACCGCCACCCTGTTGATCCTGGCGGTGCTCCGGACCCCGCGCATCAATCGGGGCACGTTCCTCCTGCTGCTCGGTGGATTCGCCGCGTTCCTGACCGCCGACGGCGCCTTTGCCTACCTGAATGCGACCGGGGCTTACAGACTGACCAACCTTGTCGACACCGGCTGGGTCCTCGGCTACCTGCTGATCGCGCTGGCTCCGTTATCGCCCGTCCGCTCGAGCGCGCCGGTCCAGGAGGAGGGCGCCATCGCGGCCTGGCAGATGGTGGTGACTTGGGCCTGCCTGGCGGCGGTCGGCGTGACCGCCATCGTCTTGACCGCGCGCGGCCAACCCCCAGATGTCCCCCTTGCCGTCATCGGGACCGCCGTGGGCGTCTCCCTGCTCGCGGGCCAGACGATCTGGTATCTGGACTCGAGTGCGTTGCTGCGCCAGACCAAGCACGCGGAGTCCGTCCTGCGGGAACGAACCACGCTGCTCAATCAGGTCATCAGCCACGCGCCCATCGGCATTGCGCGGGCCAGCACGGCCTTCAAGATCATCGACGCCAACCGAGGGCTGGGATCCCTTCTCCATGAGGCGCCGGAGTCGATCATCGGGTCCGCGATCGCCCGCTACGTGGCTCGGGAAGAGCAGCTGCAAGTGTTCGCCCAGCTGCGGGCTCTGATGACCGGCGAGGCCGAGACGGTCGAAGCGGAGCCCAACCTGGTGCGCCATGACGGCAGCCGCGTGTGGACGCATCTGATCGCGGCCGCTGTCAAGAAGCCGAGCGGCGAAACGGACTACTTCCTGGCCATGCTCCTGGACGTTGACGACAGGCACCGGGCCGACCAGGCGGCGATGGCCAACCTGGAAGGCCTGGAACGCCTCAACCGGCTGAAGAGCGAGTTCGTCTCCATGGTCAGCCACGAGATGCGGACCGCCCTCACCGGCATCCAGGGGTTCAGCGAGGTCATGCGAGACCAGGCTGTCACCACGGATGAGGTGAAGGAGATCGCCGGCGACATCAACACCGACGCCGAGAGATTGAACCGCATGATCACCGAGATGCTGGACCTCGATCGCCTGGAGTCCGGCCGCACAACCCTTCGCCTCGACGCCGTCAACCTCAACCAGACAATTCTGCAAGCCGTCCAGCGCGGCGCCGTCCTGAGCTCCATGCACCGAATCAACACCGAGCTCGAGGCCGAGCTACCGCTGGTCACCGGCGACGAGGACAGGCTGTTCGAGGTCCTCACCAACCTCTTGAGCAATGCCGTGAAGTACTCGCCTGGAGGTGAGATTCTCGTCACGAGCCAAGTCCACGAAGACCGCGTCCGGGTCAGCGTTCGAGACCACGGCCGGGGGATCCCGGCCGACTTCATCGGCCGGCTGTTCAGCCGCTACGAGCGTTACGAGGGCGACTCGAAGTCGAAAGTGATCGGCACCGGTTTGGGCCTGGCCATCTGCCGGCAGGTGATCGAGATGCACAAGGGCCGGATCTGGGCGGTGAGCACCGTCGGGGAGGGCTCGGAATTCCACTTCGAGATTCCCACGCGGAAGGCCGAGGCAAGCCGCGGGCGAGATCTCGAGCGGCCTGCCCACAGGAGGAAGTCCGAAAGGCTGACGGCTTAG